From the Thermodesulforhabdaceae bacterium genome, one window contains:
- the xerD gene encoding site-specific tyrosine recombinase XerD, which translates to METLRKYGLYEWIDMFLRHLKLERGYSNNTVVSYGTDLKIFAEFLESRNVSSWNELSREHIEAFIQKISSGLSKRTQSRRLSVLRSFFRFLQREGVISRNPAKAVRFPKPDRTLPRVLSVEELKRLFGICSEVLPISDVEAETTEFSSEFSRMLALRDVAILECLYGTGVRASELTRLKLENIHLDAGYIKVQGKGSKERVVPIGEYAVDALKKYLVQVRPKLILNVQGKRGPDSCVFLNNRGEPLSRQGLWKIIKGLAKKAGIKKRITPHTLRHTFATHMLEHGADLKSLQMLLGHASISSTQVYTHLALAHLKEIHETYHPRP; encoded by the coding sequence ATGGAAACGTTGAGAAAATACGGCCTTTACGAATGGATCGATATGTTTCTAAGGCATCTTAAGCTTGAGCGAGGTTACAGTAATAATACAGTAGTTTCCTATGGAACGGACCTTAAGATTTTTGCGGAATTTCTCGAGAGTCGAAATGTTTCGTCGTGGAATGAACTTTCTAGGGAGCACATAGAAGCCTTCATTCAGAAAATATCTTCGGGGCTTTCTAAGAGAACTCAGTCCCGACGACTTTCTGTGCTTAGAAGTTTCTTCAGGTTTTTGCAACGAGAGGGTGTTATAAGTCGAAACCCTGCTAAGGCGGTGCGATTTCCTAAGCCAGATAGAACTCTTCCCAGAGTGCTTTCTGTAGAAGAACTGAAGCGGTTGTTCGGGATTTGTAGTGAAGTTTTACCCATCAGTGATGTTGAAGCTGAAACGACTGAATTTTCGAGTGAATTTTCAAGGATGCTGGCTTTGCGAGACGTGGCTATACTTGAATGTCTTTATGGAACGGGGGTTAGAGCGAGCGAACTTACCAGGCTTAAGCTGGAAAATATTCATCTTGATGCCGGTTACATTAAGGTTCAAGGAAAAGGGTCAAAGGAAAGGGTTGTGCCCATTGGGGAATATGCTGTTGATGCTTTGAAGAAATATCTCGTTCAGGTAAGGCCTAAGCTCATCTTGAATGTTCAGGGGAAACGAGGTCCCGATTCCTGTGTGTTTCTTAATAATCGTGGAGAACCGCTCAGTCGCCAGGGATTGTGGAAAATCATTAAAGGGCTTGCAAAAAAAGCTGGCATAAAAAAACGCATTACTCCCCATACTCTCCGCCATACTTTTGCTACCCACATGCTCGAACATGGGGCTGACTTAAAGAGTCTTCAAATGCTTCTAGGACACGCAAGCATTTCTTCCACTCAGGTTTACACTCACCTTGCACTTGCCCATCTGAAGGAAATTCATGAAACCTACCACCCTCGCCCCTGA
- a CDS encoding CBS domain-containing protein, with translation MKPTTLAPDLTVITTHVNADFDGMASMIAVAKLYPDAILVFSGSQEKLIRDFFVQATSYLYNFKKLKDVDFSRIRQLVLVDTRQITRIGKFAELLVRDDLQVHIYDHHPDSDDDIVVFDGEKYIPREGLRFRAGTVIIKQLGSTTAILTDLLRRNGVEPTPEEATIMALGLYEDTGSFMFPSTRPEDLEAAAYLLRSGADLNMVSDMISKDLSSEQVALLYELIQSARIYTIHGVDVCVAFVSLDRYVSDFAVVVHKFRDIENLKVVFALARMEDKVYMVARSHVPEVNVGEIAAHFGGGGHASAASATIRDKTLIEVENRLWEILRSHIKPAPQAKDLMTSPPICVDAQASVREAEELMLHYNINAVPVLQNGVLVGIISRQTAEKARYHGFGDAPVHTYMHRDIAVVSPEQSILDIQKPLVEQHQRILPVVENERVVGVITRRDLLKYLVEERSNEPTTLNGVPVKDRRRQKNIVPMLRERLPEYIIELLKQLGEIGKELGYGVYAVGGFVRDILLRQHNLDIDIVVEGDGIAFAHTMASRHNLRMRAHKKFNTAVLIFPDGLKIDVASARMEYYRYPAALPVVEFSSLKMDLYRRDFTINTLAIDLHPEHFGQLIDYFGGQRDIKDKIIRVLHSLSFVEDPTRILRAIRFEQRFEFQINRQTERLMRNAVQTGLLERLGGYRLFHELQHILMEDNPIGALRRMSEFRIFSIFSPNLTWDGKKEQFFRNIKSVISWYELSFFNGEIEKWWIYFLGLFYGLKKEEIDEIGKKLALTPRRHERFTGAYRRIGEAIRGLRAFRDPVPSVVYRYFQECETEDLLIIMAIAEDESFRRMVNQYLTQYRYEKTILRGQDLKELGIPPGPFYKKILVELLYARLDGLVETREDEISYIRRHYPQLFTKDTVSSSQPQADTASR, from the coding sequence ATGAAACCTACCACCCTCGCCCCTGATCTTACAGTCATAACCACCCATGTTAATGCCGATTTTGACGGGATGGCTTCCATGATAGCCGTGGCAAAGCTCTATCCCGATGCTATCCTTGTTTTTTCTGGTTCCCAGGAGAAACTTATTAGAGACTTTTTCGTTCAAGCCACTTCATATCTCTACAACTTTAAAAAGCTAAAGGATGTGGATTTTTCTCGCATAAGGCAGCTTGTGCTGGTGGATACGCGTCAAATAACGAGAATTGGGAAGTTTGCAGAACTTCTGGTGAGAGATGATCTCCAAGTTCATATTTACGACCACCATCCCGATTCTGACGACGACATTGTGGTCTTTGATGGCGAAAAGTATATTCCCCGTGAGGGATTACGCTTCAGAGCGGGGACTGTTATCATCAAACAACTAGGATCTACAACCGCAATACTTACTGACCTTCTCCGACGTAATGGAGTGGAGCCCACACCAGAAGAAGCCACAATAATGGCTCTTGGGCTGTATGAAGATACAGGATCTTTTATGTTTCCTTCCACCAGACCAGAAGATCTGGAAGCAGCAGCTTATCTTTTGCGTTCTGGTGCCGACCTTAACATGGTTTCTGATATGATTTCTAAAGATCTGTCATCAGAACAGGTTGCGCTTTTATATGAACTGATTCAATCAGCACGTATTTACACGATTCACGGTGTTGATGTTTGCGTGGCCTTTGTCTCTCTAGACCGTTATGTAAGCGATTTTGCCGTGGTCGTTCATAAGTTTCGAGATATAGAGAACCTGAAAGTGGTGTTCGCTCTGGCTCGTATGGAAGACAAAGTCTATATGGTGGCAAGAAGCCACGTTCCAGAAGTTAATGTTGGAGAGATAGCGGCACATTTCGGGGGCGGGGGACATGCTAGCGCAGCATCAGCCACAATCCGTGATAAGACGCTCATTGAAGTGGAAAATCGTTTGTGGGAGATTCTTAGAAGCCACATCAAACCTGCACCCCAGGCAAAAGATCTAATGACCAGTCCCCCTATTTGCGTGGATGCCCAGGCTTCCGTTAGAGAAGCAGAAGAATTGATGCTTCACTATAACATTAACGCTGTTCCTGTTCTTCAAAATGGTGTTCTTGTCGGGATCATTTCTCGGCAAACAGCGGAAAAGGCCCGTTATCATGGTTTTGGTGATGCACCGGTTCATACCTACATGCATCGTGACATTGCAGTTGTATCGCCTGAACAAAGTATCCTTGATATTCAGAAACCTCTGGTCGAACAGCATCAAAGAATTCTTCCCGTGGTGGAAAATGAACGGGTAGTGGGGGTGATCACCAGAAGAGACCTCCTTAAATACCTCGTGGAAGAGCGATCAAACGAGCCGACGACTCTAAACGGTGTTCCCGTCAAGGATAGACGAAGACAGAAAAATATTGTTCCGATGTTGAGAGAACGCCTTCCGGAATACATTATCGAGCTTCTAAAGCAGTTGGGGGAAATAGGAAAGGAGCTGGGTTACGGAGTTTATGCTGTAGGTGGGTTTGTGCGGGATATTTTGCTTCGGCAGCATAATCTAGATATTGATATAGTAGTGGAAGGTGATGGAATAGCCTTTGCGCATACGATGGCATCCCGTCATAATCTGAGAATGAGAGCTCACAAAAAGTTTAATACGGCTGTTCTGATATTTCCCGATGGACTCAAGATAGATGTTGCTTCGGCTCGCATGGAATACTACCGCTACCCTGCAGCTCTTCCCGTTGTTGAATTTAGTTCGCTCAAGATGGATCTATATCGCCGTGACTTCACGATTAACACTCTCGCCATCGATTTGCACCCGGAGCATTTTGGGCAACTTATAGACTATTTTGGAGGGCAAAGAGATATTAAGGATAAAATCATTCGAGTGCTCCACAGCCTGAGTTTTGTGGAAGATCCTACTAGAATTTTACGAGCCATACGGTTTGAGCAGCGTTTTGAGTTTCAGATAAATCGCCAGACTGAACGCCTTATGAGAAACGCCGTTCAGACGGGACTTCTGGAGCGTCTAGGCGGGTATCGGCTCTTCCATGAACTGCAACATATCCTCATGGAAGATAATCCTATAGGGGCTCTTAGGAGAATGTCAGAATTTCGCATTTTTTCTATCTTTTCCCCTAACCTTACATGGGATGGAAAGAAAGAGCAGTTTTTTAGAAACATCAAAAGTGTAATTTCTTGGTATGAATTAAGCTTTTTCAATGGTGAGATTGAAAAATGGTGGATCTATTTTTTAGGGCTCTTTTACGGACTTAAGAAAGAAGAGATTGATGAAATAGGTAAAAAACTTGCGTTAACACCCAGAAGGCATGAAAGATTCACAGGCGCTTACAGGCGTATAGGTGAAGCTATAAGAGGACTCAGGGCTTTTCGCGACCCTGTTCCAAGCGTTGTTTATCGATACTTTCAGGAATGCGAAACAGAAGATCTTTTAATTATTATGGCGATTGCGGAAGATGAGTCCTTCAGGAGAATGGTAAACCAGTATCTGACTCAGTATCGTTACGAAAAAACCATCCTGAGAGGGCAGGATCTTAAGGAACTGGGTATTCCACCGGGTCCATTTTACAAAAAGATACTTGTAGAACTCCTTTATGCAAGGCTTGATGGGCTGGTTGAAACCAGAGAAGACGAAATTTCCTATATCCGTCGTCATTATCCTCAGCTTTTCACAAAGGATACAGTCTCTTCTTCGCAGCCACAGGCTGATACTGCTTCTAGATAG
- a CDS encoding site-2 protease family protein gives MNLNFHLNFGQMVVLLPPLMIGVILHEVAHGWVAEKLGDPTARLMGRISLNPLVHIDIFGTIILPLLLFLVNSPFLFGWAKPVPVRMELLRGGRVGMAKVAISGPLTNLMLAAVASCFYHGLMWTLQRGVLPPYPAVIWFAKPLIMMAGAAVTINLALMLINLVPVPPLDGGRVVMGILPESLAVLMAKIERYGMFIILILIVTDVWSIVLDPILRRMVRFFLW, from the coding sequence ATGAATTTAAATTTTCACCTGAACTTTGGACAAATGGTTGTGCTGTTGCCGCCTCTTATGATCGGGGTCATTTTGCATGAGGTGGCTCACGGCTGGGTAGCCGAGAAACTGGGTGACCCCACAGCCAGACTTATGGGAAGAATCAGCTTAAATCCCCTTGTGCACATTGACATATTTGGAACCATTATACTGCCACTACTTCTATTTTTAGTAAATTCACCCTTTCTTTTTGGTTGGGCGAAACCGGTTCCAGTCAGAATGGAACTTCTTCGAGGTGGGAGAGTTGGAATGGCAAAGGTGGCTATCTCGGGACCTCTTACTAACCTTATGCTCGCTGCTGTGGCTAGTTGTTTTTATCATGGATTAATGTGGACGCTTCAGCGGGGAGTTCTTCCTCCTTATCCAGCCGTAATCTGGTTTGCTAAACCTCTCATTATGATGGCAGGAGCAGCCGTGACCATTAATCTGGCTCTTATGTTGATCAATCTTGTGCCGGTGCCCCCTCTTGATGGTGGAAGAGTTGTTATGGGTATTCTCCCTGAAAGTTTGGCTGTTTTAATGGCAAAAATAGAACGTTATGGGATGTTCATTATTCTGATTTTGATTGTTACCGATGTTTGGTCTATTGTGCTCGATCCAATACTTCGCCGAATGGTGAGATTTTTTCTATGGTGA
- the trpS gene encoding tryptophan--tRNA ligase yields the protein MTEQQRILSGMRPTGRLHLGNLHGALDNWLSLQKDYKCFFFVADWHALTTEYARPESIKEHTWDMLLDWLSVGLDPEKSTLFIQSELKEHAELFVILGMLTPVAWLERNPTYKEQQQELSHKDLSTYGFLGYPVLQAADILIYRAHGVPVGRDQLPHIELTREIARRFNYLYGKNVFPEPQALLTEFPVLPGTDGRKMSKSYGNCVYITEPVDSVHKKILTMMTDPQRKRRTDPGNPEVCPVFSLHKIYSTEEDRSEVIQGCTTAGIGCIDCKKKLLVRMDARLDPIREKRRELEASRQKVYDILVDGIERARKEVEETMALVREAVSLHHDLGKRI from the coding sequence ATGACGGAACAGCAAAGAATCCTTAGCGGGATGAGACCCACAGGGCGCCTTCACCTAGGGAATTTGCATGGAGCGCTGGACAATTGGCTTAGTCTCCAAAAAGATTACAAATGTTTTTTCTTCGTCGCTGATTGGCACGCTCTTACAACCGAATACGCTCGACCAGAATCTATCAAAGAACACACATGGGATATGCTGCTCGATTGGTTGAGTGTTGGACTTGATCCTGAAAAAAGCACTCTTTTCATCCAGTCCGAATTAAAGGAACATGCGGAACTTTTTGTGATTTTGGGAATGCTTACACCCGTTGCCTGGCTTGAACGAAACCCCACTTACAAGGAGCAACAACAGGAGCTTTCTCACAAAGATCTATCGACCTACGGATTTTTGGGTTATCCTGTGTTGCAGGCGGCGGATATATTGATTTATCGGGCTCACGGAGTCCCTGTCGGGCGAGATCAACTCCCTCATATCGAACTGACTCGAGAAATCGCAAGGCGTTTTAACTATCTTTACGGCAAAAACGTTTTCCCGGAGCCTCAGGCACTTCTTACCGAATTTCCCGTACTTCCTGGAACGGATGGGCGAAAAATGAGCAAAAGTTACGGAAATTGTGTTTATATCACTGAACCGGTGGATTCGGTCCACAAAAAGATTCTTACCATGATGACCGATCCTCAACGTAAGCGTCGAACTGATCCGGGGAATCCGGAGGTATGCCCGGTGTTCTCTCTACACAAAATTTATTCTACAGAAGAAGATCGATCCGAAGTTATCCAGGGTTGTACAACAGCAGGAATTGGCTGTATTGATTGCAAGAAAAAACTTCTTGTCCGTATGGACGCTCGACTTGATCCTATTAGAGAAAAACGGCGTGAACTGGAAGCATCCCGCCAGAAGGTGTATGATATCCTGGTGGATGGGATTGAGAGAGCACGCAAGGAAGTCGAAGAAACGATGGCTCTTGTGAGGGAAGCCGTAAGCTTACACCATGACCTGGGAAAGCGAATATAG